The sequence ATCAGCTTTCTTTAGTACCGCTCGTAGCAGCAATTGCGGCCGGAAATACCGTGATTCTGAAGCCAAGTGAGTTGTCGAAAAATTCTTCTTCAATTATGGCAAAAATACTTAACCGAGTTTTTATTCCGGAAATTATATATGTTATTGAAGGCGGAGTTAAAGAAACAACAGAACTTTTGGAACTGAAATTTGATAAAATATTTTTTACGGGAAGTGTTCCTGTCGGGGAAATAATATACCGGAAAGCAGCAAAAAAACTAATCCCGGTTACACTTGAACTCGGTGGTAAAAGTCCGACATTTGTTTTAAACGATGCAAATATTAAAATGACGGCAAAGCGTATAATTTGGGGGAAATTTTTAAATGCCGGACAAACCTGTGTAGCAACAGATTATGTTTTGGTTGACAAAAAAGTTGAAGAAAATCTTTTGGAAGAATTAAAAAAGCAAATTAATATTCAATTTCCTTCTTTTGAAAAACTTCCTGAAAATTATGTTCAAATTATAAATGACAAAAATTTTGAACGCTTATTAAATTTAATTGATAAAAAGAAAGTTTTTATCGGCGGAACTTTTGATAGAGAAAAACGCATTATTCATCCTACGGTTTTGCATAATATTACATTTGAAGATAATGTTATGAATGATGAAATATTCGGACCCGTATTGCCCGTTATTTCATTTGAAGATTTAGAAAAAACCATTCAAGAAGTTCAAAAAAGACCAAAACCTTTGGCATTATACATCTTCTCAAAAAACAAGAAGATTGTAAAAAACATTCAAGATGAAATTTCGTTCGGCGGCGGTGCCGTAAACGAAACAGTTATGCATCTTACAAACCACCGATTACCTTTCGGAGGAACAGGTTCAAGCGGTTTCGGAAATTATCACGGATATGCAGGATTTCAAACTTTTTCTCATTTTAAAAGTATTTTAAAAAAGCCGTTTTGGTTTGAACCTCCGATAAAATATGCTCCTTATACAAAAAAGAAATTAAAATTGATGAAAAGACTAATGAAATAATATTGTTTATATATTTGCATCTTAATCAATAAATTAATTAAGATTTTGCGACTTTTTAAACGAAACATATACGGCCAAGTTTTATTCCTGAAAAAAGGATTAATCAAATTCTTAGGATATGTTTCTCACAGAAGATACAGCGGATTTAATCAGTTAGAAATTGAAGGTTCGGATATAATAAGAAATTTACCCGAAAACGGGATTATGTTTGTTTCAAACCATCAAACATATTTTGCTGATGTTGCTGCTATGCTTCACGTTTTTAATGCCTCTTTATTCGGAAACGAAAACAGCTTAAAAAGGCCTTTTCGTTATCTTAGAAAACCAAAATTGAACATTTATTTTGTTGCTGCAACCGAAACAATGAAAACCGGTTTGCTGCCGCGTTTGTTTGCGTTAGCGGGAGCAATTACAGTACAACGTACTTGGCGAGAAAAAGGAAAAGATATTGACAGACCTGTGAAACCCTCCGACACAGACCATATAGGCATGGCAATAAAAGACGGCTGGGTAATTTCTTTTCCGCAGGGAACAACAAAGCCTTATAAACCTATTCGAAAAGGAACAGGGCATATTATTAAGCAATTTAAACCGGTTGTAATCCCGATTGTAATAGACGGGTTCAGGCGTTCGTTCGATAAAAAAGGAATATTTATAAAGAAAAAAGGCATTTTACAATCAATGGTAATTAAAAAGCCGTTAGATATAGATTATGAAAAAGAAACAGTTGAAGAAATTGTTGATAAGATTTCTTATGCAATTGAGCAACATCCTTCATTTTTAAGTTCATTCTCACAAGAAGCTTTGCTTGAAGCTGAGAAATTAAATAAAAAGCGTGATTTTTGGGAGTATTAACACTAAAATGATATCCGCATTTTTGAAAATAGTTTAATCATCTTCTTTTTCTTGCGGATAAAAGCTAAAGTTTTTTCCGTTATAGAGCATCAGTTTCGGAATATCGTTTAAACTTTTATCTCTGTTCGTGCCGATTAAAATTCCGTCAATCTCTATTCTTTGCAAACTGTCATTTACAATCATCTTTGTTTTCTTCGGAACATTTTTAATAAAAGAATAATCATCACTAAAATCGTTAAAGGTTATTAATTCACCATATTTTTCTAAGATGTCCGTTTCAACATTAAGAACAATTAGCTTTCTGTTTCCGGTATTAATATTGGTAATAATAAATGCTGCATCTTTTTTATTGTCGGCATTATAATCACCGTAGCAAAATGAATTATACATAGATTTACCCGGTTCGGCAAATATTTGCCATACTTCTTTTTGGTCATCTTTACCGTATAATCTCGCCCTTTCATCTTTTGGTATTTTAGATGTAAATCCGTTCTTTTTTAAGTAACTTGAAATAGCTTTTCTGTATTTTGTTGAAGCAATTAATTTTTTTGCATTTTCATTTCCGAACATTCCCTCAATTGTATAGAATGTTTCGGGTAAAACCAAATATTCAAACGACATGTAACCTTTTTTTTCTCCTACCGAAACTTCTGCCCAGTTATTATCAAGCACTTCATATACTTGAACTTCCGTTCCGAAAGGATAATGCCCTATAACGTATGCATTTTTGTCCTTATCAGACCTTATGTTAAGTTCTTCGCTTATTACCATCATAGTTTTTGACGAAAAATCATCTTTTATTACTTTAATTACCGGACCTAATAACAAATAAACAATAAAAAAGAAAGGAATAATTCCGAACAAAACACCGCTTACAAAAACGGCTTTTGTTTTAAAGGTTTTTTTATCAAACTTTTTTTTTGATTTATTTTTTGAAAAAAGCATCATATCATTTAAATTTATGGTAAATTTGTTTTGTCCAAATTACGACATTAATCATTCAGAACAAAAATAATTTTATTATTTAACCAAACAAAACTTTTACTATGAGAATGAAAATATTAGGTTTCATTCCTATCACAAAAAATCAATTTATTATTTATGAGACAATTCTTTTCTCGTTCTTCTTTTTGCTTACGGTTTTCTTCTTTTCATATAATTTTCCGGAGTATATTGATGATCCTTTAATATTATTTCATGCAAAATATTTAAAGTATGTTACTCTGATTCTAAGCTTTCTTGTTGTTGTCGAAGCACAATATTATCTTAATATTTTTATAGGAAAGCAATTAAAAATTATTGAGAAACAAAAGAAGAAAATTGAATTTCAAAATGATGAAATTAAACAAAGTATTAGATATGCCGGACGAATACAAGAATCAATTTTGCCTCCGAAAGATAAACTGCCGAAAGATTTAAATTATTTTATTCTTTATAAACCTAAGGATATTGTAAGCGGAGATTATTATTGGTTTGCGGAGAAATGCAACAAATTAATAATTGTTGCTGCAGACTGTACCGGGCACGGAGTTCCCGGAGCATTCATGAGTGTTCTCGGAATTTCATCTTTTAACGAAATAATAAACGAAACAGATGAGTGTTTAAATTCCGGCAAAATATTAAATCGCTTAAGAGACCGCATTATTACATCGTTAAAACAAAAAGACGATGATTTAATTTCAGAAGCAGGAATGGACTTAGCCCTAATTATTTATGATAAAGAAAATCGAAAAGTTCAATTTTCCGGTGCAAAAAACCCTTTATTTATTATACGCAAACATACAACTGAAAAAGAAGGTGTTTCGAACAAAAAACAAAAAACAATTTTAGGCTCTTATGAATTAAATCATATTCAGCCGGACAAAATGCCGATAAGTAAATATCCGATAATGGAACCTTTTTCTGTACAAGATATTAATTTACAAAAAAATGACACTTTATATATATTTTCTGACGGTTTTGCAGATCAATTAGGCGGAGAGAGAGGAAAAAAGTTATTAATGAAAAGGTTTAAAGCAATTTTACTTAAAATTCAAGAAAAAAGTATGCCCGAGCAAGAAAAAATTTTAAATGACTTTTTAAACAAATGGAAAAACACGAATGAACAAACTGATGATATTATTGTTTTTGGTATTAAAGTATAAATAAACACAGATTGGACGAAATGACAGAAAAATTCTTTAAACAATATCGTTAAAACATAAATAATTATTCTTTTATTGAAAAATAAATTCAGGGTAAAAATTAAAGTCAGTGTATTATTTGTATACTCAGCATGAAAATATGGGTTCTTATAAAAATTAACATTGATTAAATCATATATTTCATATTTTTAACTTTCTAAATTTACTGAAAATGAAAACAAAACTAATTTTATTTACATTTATAGTTGCTTTTTTTTCTTTAGGTGTTTTTTCTCAGAATAACGTAACCGTAACAGATAATGCATCTCATACTGCTGATGCATCAGCAGTATTGGATATTTATTCAACGTCTAAAGGAATGCTTGTGCCGAGAATGACAACAACTCAAATTTTATTAATCTCAAATCCGGCTACCGGCTTGCTGGTTTTTAATACAGATCTTAATTCATTTTATTTTCACAACGGTTCTGCTTGGCAAAACTTATCCGATCCGAGCGGAGGAATATGGGGGGTTAATACAACTACCGGAGATGTATATGTAAACGACTTACAAACTAACATAGGAATAGGAACAAGTCAACCTGTAAGCAAATTAGCCGTTCATGCAAACTCAGGAGCAAATCCTGACGATCCGCTTTTTGTTATTCAAGATGAGTTCGGAGAACCAATTTTTGCCGTTACATCCGAAGGTGTAAGAATTTTCGTTAAATCCGGGGCAAAAGCACTCTCCGGCGGCTTTGCTGTAGGAAAATACGGTGCTGCAAAAGCGGGAGAAGAGTATTTAAGAGTAACTCCCGACAGTACAAGAGTCTATACCCAATATTCTCCGAAAGCAGTCTCCGGCGGTTTTGCTGTAGGAAAATACGGTGCCGCAAAAGGTGTTGATAACTATTTAAAGCTAAATAATGAAAACTATTTAATGGGGCACAGAAGCGGAAGCAACATTACATCCGGTTTATACAATTTGTTTTTAGGATATGAAACAGGACTTGCCGATACATCAGGAAGTAAGAATATATTAATCGGACATAATGCCGGTTTCAACAACTTATCCGGTAATGATAATATTTTTGTCGGACTTATATCCGGATACAACAACACCGTAGGCAGAAATAATATCTTTATGGGAAATGCTTCGGGCTTTGATAATACAACAGGAAGTTATAATGTTTATATCGGTGATTCTGCCGGCTTCAGAAATCAAGACGGATGGTATAATGTTTCAGTAGGGTATTATGCCGGACATACAAGCACAAATATGAATAACAGTACATTTGTAGGTGCAGGTGCCGGAATGTTGGCGCAAGGAAGTGACAATACCTTTGTCGGAAACAGTGCCGGTTCATTTACAAGTGCCGGTGTCGGAAATACATGTTTAGGTTTAATGGCAGGCTTAAATATAAAAACAGGAAACAATAATGTATATATAGGAAGAAATGCGGGACATGACAATGAAGGAAGTCAAAACACATGTGTCGGAGAATCTGCCGGTTACTCCGGAGTAGGGAGTAATAATGTTTTTATCGGATATGGTGCAGGTGCTTTTGAAACAGATTCTAACAGACTATACATTGATAACAACGCAAACAATGCAAACAATACATTAATATATGGCGAATTCGACAACAAAATATTAGCACTCAATGCAGATGTAGGAATAGGAAAAATAAATCCCGCAAATGCAGCTTTAGATATTATTTCAAATAAAATTGCCGGATGGGCTGCAAAATTTGATAATGACGGAAATGATATATCAAGGTATGGTATTCTGATACAAGCGGGCAACGATAATGCTGTGGGAACTAATTACTTTATTGATTTTAAAGACGGTGACGGAACATACACAGGCTACATACAAGCTGTTGACGGAGTATTATCTTTATTTGATATAGTAAAAAGCAACAAAGAAAGCACAACAAATTCTAAGCTTAACGGTTTAGACATAACAAATAAACTAAATATTGTTGACTATAAATACAAAAACAATAAAATAACCGGTTTTGATGCCGTGCAAGCTAAAGAAATTTACCCTGCAATGATTTCAAAAGATATAAGAACCGGAAATTTAGCAATAGACCAAACAAAACTTATTCCTGTATTAACAAAAGCAATACAAGAGCAAAACTCTGAAATTGAAAAATTAAAGACTGAAAATATAGAATTAAGACTTGAAATGGATGAACTAAGAAAAATAA comes from Bacteroidales bacterium and encodes:
- a CDS encoding serine/threonine-protein phosphatase; its protein translation is MRMKILGFIPITKNQFIIYETILFSFFFLLTVFFFSYNFPEYIDDPLILFHAKYLKYVTLILSFLVVVEAQYYLNIFIGKQLKIIEKQKKKIEFQNDEIKQSIRYAGRIQESILPPKDKLPKDLNYFILYKPKDIVSGDYYWFAEKCNKLIIVAADCTGHGVPGAFMSVLGISSFNEIINETDECLNSGKILNRLRDRIITSLKQKDDDLISEAGMDLALIIYDKENRKVQFSGAKNPLFIIRKHTTEKEGVSNKKQKTILGSYELNHIQPDKMPISKYPIMEPFSVQDINLQKNDTLYIFSDGFADQLGGERGKKLLMKRFKAILLKIQEKSMPEQEKILNDFLNKWKNTNEQTDDIIVFGIKV
- a CDS encoding aldehyde dehydrogenase family protein, encoding MTVQNIIAAQKVFFLSGQTKPVKFRIKKLKKLKTALQENEKYLYEAIYKDFGKSEFETYATELSLVYSEINLSIKKVSKWAKRKKQKTNLANLPGKSYIIPEPLGTCLVIGAWNYPYQLSLVPLVAAIAAGNTVILKPSELSKNSSSIMAKILNRVFIPEIIYVIEGGVKETTELLELKFDKIFFTGSVPVGEIIYRKAAKKLIPVTLELGGKSPTFVLNDANIKMTAKRIIWGKFLNAGQTCVATDYVLVDKKVEENLLEELKKQINIQFPSFEKLPENYVQIINDKNFERLLNLIDKKKVFIGGTFDREKRIIHPTVLHNITFEDNVMNDEIFGPVLPVISFEDLEKTIQEVQKRPKPLALYIFSKNKKIVKNIQDEISFGGGAVNETVMHLTNHRLPFGGTGSSGFGNYHGYAGFQTFSHFKSILKKPFWFEPPIKYAPYTKKKLKLMKRLMK
- a CDS encoding 1-acyl-sn-glycerol-3-phosphate acyltransferase, giving the protein MRLFKRNIYGQVLFLKKGLIKFLGYVSHRRYSGFNQLEIEGSDIIRNLPENGIMFVSNHQTYFADVAAMLHVFNASLFGNENSLKRPFRYLRKPKLNIYFVAATETMKTGLLPRLFALAGAITVQRTWREKGKDIDRPVKPSDTDHIGMAIKDGWVISFPQGTTKPYKPIRKGTGHIIKQFKPVVIPIVIDGFRRSFDKKGIFIKKKGILQSMVIKKPLDIDYEKETVEEIVDKISYAIEQHPSFLSSFSQEALLEAEKLNKKRDFWEY